The nucleotide window CCTCCACCGGAGTACGGTCACGCTTGCGCGTGTTACACGGTCCGCACGCCAGGACGGTGTTCTCCCAGGTCGTGGCGCCACCACGTGAACGCGGCACGATGTGGTCGACGGTGTCTCCCCACGTGGCGCAGTACCCGCAGCGCCCCTCGTCGCGGCGGCGCAGCCCGTGCTTGCTCCAGGTCGGCGGCTGCCCGTACCTCCAACGCATGGTCACGTAACGCACCAGCCGGAGTACCCGCGGCAGCGGAAAGTGCCCGATGCGCCGGCCCTCCACCGCCTCTTCGACGACGGCGACCCCGCGCACGAGCATGCGTACGGCGTGCCGCACGTCGACCTTGTGCAGCGGCTCGTACGAGGCGTTCAGGACCAGTACGTTCACCGGGCTCCCCAATCCACCGCGGAAAACAAAAAACGCCGCCTCCAGATTCCGGAGACGGCGCGACATCGGGGACGGTCAACGTCCCCGATGGTGTTCTTCCTCCGGAAATCGCTCATGCCGGGTCAGTCGCGCCGGACCGTGCTCCTCCGACTCGACGCGGTCCGGCATCAGGGTGAGCAGCCGTGCTCGCCACTGGGGCGTGACCGGCGCCTCGCCCGGGGTCTCCCGTGCGAACTCGTCCTGTCGCGACACTGTGCTCTCCTTTCTCCGGTTCGACTCGGGAACAGCATGGATCACCTCTCCGATGACGGGCAATGCGTTTTCCGACAAAACGCGTGACCGTAATCCGGAGAGGGCGGACGCCGGCCGGCTGCTCGCGAGCCTCGGTCCATTGCCGGCAGCACGTTCGGAGGCCGGCAGGGCACGTTCTGGTGGCGTCGTCAGTCGTCGGCGATCGGAATCTCGGCGAGCAGCGAGGTGCCGCCTCCTGCCGGACTCCTGATCTCGAGTCGGCCGCCTAGTGCCTCGACACGATCGGTGATGCCGAGGAGTCCCGATCCGCGGCCCGGGTCGGCTCCGCCCTTCCCGTCGTCGCGGATCGAGAGCCGGATGGTCCCGCCCTGGACGGTGACGTCGACATGCACCGCGGACGCGTCGGCGTGCGCGGCCGCGTTCGTCAGCGCCTCGGCCACGA belongs to Actinoallomurus bryophytorum and includes:
- a CDS encoding HNH endonuclease, whose translation is MNVLVLNASYEPLHKVDVRHAVRMLVRGVAVVEEAVEGRRIGHFPLPRVLRLVRYVTMRWRYGQPPTWSKHGLRRRDEGRCGYCATWGDTVDHIVPRSRGGATTWENTVLACGPCNTRKRDRTPVEAGMRLLLVPRVPRWAELVP